From the Candidatus Nomurabacteria bacterium genome, one window contains:
- the ftsW gene encoding putative lipid II flippase FtsW codes for MSKTSKNSIDKVFLGIVVALVIFGLISFVSASLGILAKNEEKFYGVLFNQLVLGLLGGSIALLICMKYKYDFWRNNSFIIFLGSIVLTLLVFVPGLGLSHGGARRWISIFGFSLQPVEFLKIGFVIYFAAYLSWIKSKVSDYKFSILPLILMIGVIASVLLAQPDTKSLMLIIAVGASMLFVSGIPIKYIVFLISIAAAGLIALAMFTPYLTERIETFLDPSSDPSNSSYQLQQSLIAIGSGGVFGRGLGQSIQKFSYLPEPQGDSIFAVIGEEFGFVGSVLLLVLYVAFVMRGLHLAYRAPDSFSRLFIVGIVILFGAQSLLNIASIVGLFPLTGVPLVFISHGGTSLLISLAAIGIILNMSKYQRKIN; via the coding sequence ATGTCCAAGACCAGCAAGAATTCAATAGACAAAGTCTTCCTTGGTATTGTGGTGGCGCTAGTTATCTTTGGACTAATATCATTTGTATCTGCATCTCTAGGAATACTCGCAAAAAATGAAGAAAAATTTTATGGCGTCTTATTCAACCAATTAGTACTGGGGTTACTAGGTGGTTCAATAGCTCTATTAATCTGCATGAAATACAAATATGATTTTTGGAGGAATAATTCTTTTATAATATTTTTAGGATCTATTGTATTAACTCTATTAGTATTCGTACCAGGACTTGGTCTTAGTCACGGCGGAGCAAGACGCTGGATATCTATTTTTGGATTCTCACTTCAGCCAGTAGAATTTTTAAAAATTGGTTTTGTTATATATTTTGCTGCTTATTTGTCATGGATAAAAAGCAAGGTCTCAGATTACAAATTTAGTATCTTACCACTAATACTAATGATCGGGGTTATTGCGTCTGTACTACTTGCTCAACCAGATACAAAAAGTCTGATGCTGATTATCGCAGTTGGAGCTTCTATGCTCTTCGTCTCCGGTATACCTATAAAATACATAGTTTTCTTGATTTCTATCGCTGCTGCCGGCCTCATAGCACTAGCAATGTTTACTCCTTATCTGACAGAGCGTATAGAAACTTTTCTAGACCCAAGTAGTGATCCTAGTAATTCATCTTACCAACTCCAGCAATCACTTATCGCCATAGGGTCAGGTGGGGTTTTTGGAAGAGGTCTTGGGCAAAGTATCCAGAAGTTTAGCTACCTACCAGAACCACAAGGAGATTCCATATTCGCCGTGATTGGTGAAGAGTTCGGTTTTGTTGGCTCTGTCTTATTGTTAGTTTTATATGTGGCTTTTGTGATGAGGGGTTTACATCTTGCATACAGAGCACCCGATTCGTTCAGTAGACTTTTTATAGTTGGAATTGTTATACTTTTTGGAGCGCAATCCTTACTAAACATAGCGTCTATAGTTGGACTCTTTCCGCTAACCGGAGTTCCGCTTGTTTTTATTAGTCACGGAGGAACATCTTTACTTATTTCATTGGCTGCGATTGGTATAATACTTAATATGTCAAAATACCAACGCAAAATTAATTAA
- a CDS encoding UDP-N-acetylglucosamine--N-acetylmuramyl-(pentapeptide) pyrophosphoryl-undecaprenol N-acetylglucosamine transferase, translating into MRILFTGGGTGGHFYPIIAIAEALNKIVDEEKILKSELYYMSTEPYDKQALFENNIKFVQVNAGKLRIYPSIKNITDMFKTATGCMEAIFKIFALYPDVVFGKGGFASFPALFAAKILRIPVVIHESDSAPGRVNKWASKFAKRIAISFPEAIDSFPKNKTAWTGQPVRRDIARGVKEGAHEYFGFDQNIPVILILGGSQGAQKINNALIDALPALLPNFQIIHQVGPKNLEDITQTANVIIANNEFKKRYKPIGFLNPLGIKMAAGAANIVVSRAGSTIFEIAGWGVPAIIIPFDKSNGDHSRKNAYTYARSGAGEVIEETNLSPNLLVAEIEKLVGDSVKIEAMKKAALSFARPDAANTIAREIINIALKHEQ; encoded by the coding sequence ATGAGAATACTTTTTACAGGAGGAGGAACCGGCGGGCATTTTTACCCAATCATTGCTATTGCTGAAGCATTGAACAAGATAGTCGACGAGGAAAAGATTTTAAAATCGGAACTTTACTATATGTCTACCGAGCCATATGACAAGCAGGCACTTTTTGAAAATAATATAAAGTTTGTACAAGTAAACGCAGGTAAGCTTCGGATATACCCATCTATAAAAAACATAACTGATATGTTTAAAACAGCGACTGGATGCATGGAAGCAATATTTAAAATATTTGCTCTATATCCTGATGTTGTATTTGGTAAAGGTGGCTTTGCGAGCTTCCCAGCACTTTTTGCAGCAAAGATTCTACGTATACCTGTAGTTATCCATGAATCAGACTCTGCCCCGGGTAGAGTAAACAAATGGGCAAGTAAATTTGCAAAAAGAATAGCAATATCTTTCCCAGAAGCAATAGACTCTTTCCCAAAAAATAAAACAGCTTGGACAGGACAGCCTGTGCGTAGAGATATTGCACGAGGAGTAAAAGAAGGAGCTCATGAATACTTTGGGTTTGATCAAAACATTCCAGTGATCCTAATTTTAGGTGGATCTCAAGGTGCTCAAAAAATAAACAACGCTCTTATAGACGCACTTCCTGCTCTTCTTCCAAATTTCCAAATAATTCATCAAGTTGGTCCTAAAAATCTTGAAGACATAACACAAACCGCAAACGTAATAATTGCAAACAATGAATTCAAAAAAAGATACAAACCTATTGGTTTTTTAAATCCATTGGGAATAAAAATGGCAGCTGGTGCTGCAAATATAGTAGTATCTCGTGCTGGTTCAACCATATTTGAAATAGCAGGCTGGGGAGTTCCAGCTATAATAATTCCTTTTGATAAATCAAACGGAGATCATTCACGTAAAAATGCGTATACATACGCAAGAAGTGGCGCAGGAGAGGTGATAGAGGAAACAAATCTTTCCCCAAACCTTCTAGTTGCAGAAATCGAAAAATTGGTAGGGGATAGTGTGAAAATAGAAGCAATGAAAAAAGCCGCGCTTTCTTTTGCGCGACCAGATGCTGCAAATACTATTGCAAGAGAAATTATAAATATCGCACTCAAGCACGAACAATAA
- a CDS encoding glutamate--tRNA ligase: MPESKKVVTRFAPSPTGYMHIGGVRTALFAWAFARKNKGTFILRIEDTDKAREVEGSIEHIIKSLKWLGIEWDEGVDIGGPNAPYLQSKRLDSYKKYANILIEKGLAYADPYTEAEVEEFRKKSEADKKPFLFRDYRPENPPAWDGTKPLRLKVSEIKSYKWNDLVRGELSAGPEALDDIILIKSDGYPTYNFAHIIDDLEMGVTHIMRADEFISSTPKFLSIYEALGIERPEFATLPPIMAPDGKKKLGKRDGAKDILEYKDEGYLPEAMINFLAFIGWNPGDEREILSPSEFIESFDITKVQKSGGGFNTEKLNWINREHMKSLTESEFLIKLDEHIPQDFKNKIGDKINKLVPLIKERIEKFSDIKNMIEIGDLDYFSDRPKYDATKLIFKYSTKEAIVENLKHGYELIDGIKDTEFTQDSIKETLMNNLDKDKRGPTLHPIRIALSGLDKSPDPFVISSILGKSETLERIKIAMELLAG; this comes from the coding sequence ATGCCTGAATCAAAAAAAGTTGTAACTCGTTTTGCACCAAGCCCAACAGGCTATATGCATATAGGTGGTGTGCGCACTGCGCTTTTTGCGTGGGCATTTGCACGTAAAAATAAAGGAACTTTTATACTTAGAATAGAAGATACTGACAAAGCCCGTGAAGTAGAAGGTTCTATTGAACATATAATAAAATCTTTAAAGTGGCTCGGTATTGAGTGGGATGAAGGAGTCGATATAGGCGGACCAAATGCACCATATCTTCAATCAAAAAGATTGGACTCTTATAAAAAATACGCAAACATTTTAATCGAAAAAGGTCTTGCTTACGCAGACCCATATACAGAAGCAGAAGTTGAAGAATTTAGAAAAAAATCCGAAGCAGATAAAAAACCTTTTTTGTTCAGAGATTACAGACCAGAAAATCCTCCAGCTTGGGATGGAACAAAACCTCTTCGGTTAAAAGTATCTGAAATAAAATCTTATAAATGGAACGATCTAGTTCGAGGAGAACTTTCTGCTGGACCGGAAGCTTTAGATGACATAATTCTAATTAAAAGCGATGGATATCCTACTTACAATTTTGCACATATAATCGACGATCTAGAAATGGGAGTAACACATATCATGAGAGCCGATGAATTCATATCTTCAACTCCAAAGTTTTTGTCTATATACGAAGCACTTGGTATTGAAAGACCTGAATTTGCGACCCTTCCGCCTATTATGGCTCCTGATGGAAAAAAGAAGCTCGGCAAGCGCGACGGTGCAAAAGATATATTGGAATACAAAGACGAAGGATATTTACCCGAAGCCATGATAAATTTTTTGGCTTTTATTGGATGGAACCCAGGAGACGAAAGAGAAATTCTTAGCCCTTCTGAGTTTATAGAATCTTTTGATATTACAAAGGTCCAAAAATCTGGAGGTGGTTTTAATACAGAGAAACTAAATTGGATAAATCGTGAACATATGAAAAGTCTTACAGAGTCTGAATTTTTAATTAAATTAGATGAACACATACCGCAAGATTTTAAAAACAAGATAGGGGATAAAATAAATAAACTAGTACCACTAATCAAAGAAAGGATAGAGAAATTTTCTGATATAAAAAATATGATAGAGATAGGGGACTTAGATTATTTTTCTGATAGACCAAAATACGATGCGACTAAATTGATATTTAAATATTCCACAAAAGAAGCTATTGTTGAAAATCTAAAACATGGATATGAATTGATAGATGGAATAAAAGATACTGAATTTACACAAGATTCTATAAAAGAAACTCTTATGAATAATCTAGATAAAGATAAGCGTGGTCCGACACTTCATCCTATTCGTATAGCACTATCCGGACTAGATAAATCACCAGATCCTTTTGTTATTTCATCTATATTGGGCAAATCAGAGACATTGGAAAGAATCAAAATTGCTATGGAACTCCTCGCGGGTTAA
- a CDS encoding peptidoglycan DD-metalloendopeptidase family protein, with protein sequence MSSKKDIKSILFATIVLSLLVLHVNKNVEADVATDLSNKIQSHTSEIDKLEAEIAQYQTQLNNTSKDALSLKGSINELDISKKKLQAEISVTENKISSTELRIQSLNLDIGDKSKTIDVNQLAIARNIAKINELDANPLIVSMLSNDRIADVWNEIESLKRIQSDVYNHTKDVIAVRHGLEGDRNEELEAKKELLALKDELNGQKKVLDINIKDKNKLLSETKNLESNYKKILADKLALKAAFEKELQSYESQLKYVLDPSSIPARGSHSLGWPLTNVFITQMFGKTVDSVRLYTSGTHSGTDFRASIGTPVLAMASGVVVASGDTDATCRGASFGKWVFIKYDNGLASTYGHLSLVSAAKGARVSPGQIVAYSGNTGHSTAPHLHVSLYPADAVDVSGKESIACKGKILVQPRAATNAYLNPLDYMPSYTSSMIKS encoded by the coding sequence ATGAGCTCAAAAAAAGATATAAAATCAATCCTTTTTGCGACAATTGTCTTGTCATTACTCGTACTTCACGTTAATAAAAACGTAGAAGCTGATGTAGCTACAGACCTATCAAATAAAATACAATCTCATACTAGCGAAATAGACAAATTGGAAGCTGAGATCGCTCAGTATCAAACTCAATTAAATAATACAAGTAAAGATGCACTATCTTTAAAAGGATCCATCAATGAACTTGATATATCAAAGAAAAAATTACAAGCTGAAATATCTGTAACTGAAAACAAGATAAGTTCTACGGAACTCCGGATTCAAAGTCTAAATTTGGATATAGGAGATAAATCAAAAACTATAGATGTAAACCAGCTTGCTATAGCTAGAAACATAGCCAAGATAAATGAACTAGACGCAAATCCTCTAATTGTATCAATGCTCTCAAACGACAGGATTGCTGATGTATGGAATGAAATAGAGTCTCTAAAACGAATACAGTCTGATGTATACAATCACACAAAAGATGTGATCGCGGTACGCCACGGATTAGAGGGCGACCGAAACGAAGAATTAGAAGCAAAAAAAGAATTACTCGCGCTAAAAGATGAGCTGAATGGTCAGAAAAAAGTACTGGATATAAATATAAAAGATAAAAACAAGCTACTAAGCGAAACAAAAAACTTAGAATCAAATTATAAAAAAATTCTAGCTGACAAGCTCGCACTTAAAGCAGCTTTCGAAAAAGAACTTCAGAGTTACGAGTCTCAACTAAAATACGTTCTTGATCCAAGTAGTATACCAGCAAGAGGCTCTCATTCACTTGGATGGCCACTCACAAATGTATTCATAACTCAGATGTTCGGTAAAACTGTAGATTCAGTTAGACTGTATACATCTGGAACTCATAGTGGAACTGACTTCCGAGCTAGTATCGGAACACCAGTATTAGCTATGGCAAGTGGCGTGGTTGTTGCTAGTGGAGATACGGACGCAACTTGTCGCGGTGCATCTTTTGGAAAATGGGTATTTATAAAATACGACAATGGACTGGCTAGTACTTATGGACACTTGTCACTCGTCAGCGCCGCAAAAGGAGCTAGGGTCAGTCCTGGACAAATTGTGGCCTATAGTGGTAACACTGGGCATTCTACAGCTCCACACTTACATGTCAGTCTATACCCAGCAGACGCTGTGGATGTATCAGGTAAAGAAAGTATCGCATGTAAAGGAAAGATACTAGTGCAACCCCGAGCAGCAACAAATGCATATCTAAACCCTCTAGATTATATGCCAAGCTACACAAGCTCTATGATCAAAAGCTAA
- the glmS gene encoding glutamine--fructose-6-phosphate transaminase (isomerizing), which translates to MCGIIGILKKENSELSDNLVQSLIDLEYRGYDSAGIAIVHNSSIKIEKCLGAPSQYMDLDRFKKNIGEEKILTTVGIGHNRWATHGKPSISNAHPHLDCGGDIAVVHNGTILNYESLKENLKKQGHNFKSDTDTEVVPHLIEENMKKGLSLEDAIVESASLLEGSFGLAIILKDYPKTLFVLKNGSPISIGISNEMFVVASSTNAILRYTDRYLVLEDGEMAKLDAENMSHNIFKYKQPARSRLYKAEQVIEGILLEDLSKGDFDTFMQKEIFEQPATTRSTILGRTNTEEGLAVLGGLIDYKEKLRNIDNLYIVGCGTAYNAGMLGKELIENLTPINVSAQIASEFRYRKQNFSPDNSVFLSISQSGETADTLESLKEMKRKGFTTLGIVNVVGSAIAHESDAGIYTRAGTEIGVASTKAFTAQAITLYLFSLSLARVHGMSESSGISFIKELESIPDIMKKVLENHQEIERIAEVFRDIEKIQFLGRGIHMPIAYEGALKFKELTYMEAGSYPLGELKHGPMAVIDDMSLSVVILPKDDLFSIGSISIEQIKSKSGRLLVITDEEGAKSPVMRLADEIIVIPKLNNPVMYPLIEVLPLQLFAYYFAKQLGNNIDKPRNLAKSVTVQ; encoded by the coding sequence ATGTGTGGAATAATTGGTATACTAAAAAAAGAAAATAGTGAACTCTCAGACAACTTAGTTCAGTCTTTGATTGATTTGGAATATCGCGGATATGATAGTGCTGGTATTGCTATAGTTCACAACTCAAGTATCAAGATAGAAAAATGCTTAGGTGCACCTAGTCAGTATATGGACCTGGATCGTTTCAAGAAAAATATAGGAGAAGAAAAGATTTTGACTACTGTTGGAATAGGTCACAATAGATGGGCAACTCATGGTAAGCCTTCAATATCAAATGCTCACCCTCATCTTGATTGTGGTGGAGATATTGCGGTAGTGCATAACGGTACAATACTTAACTACGAATCCCTAAAAGAAAACTTAAAGAAACAGGGACATAACTTTAAATCAGATACTGATACAGAAGTAGTCCCGCACTTGATAGAAGAGAATATGAAAAAAGGTCTCAGTCTAGAAGATGCTATCGTTGAATCGGCCTCTTTATTGGAAGGTAGTTTTGGATTGGCGATTATACTCAAAGATTATCCAAAGACTTTGTTTGTTCTAAAAAATGGTAGTCCTATAAGTATTGGTATATCAAATGAAATGTTTGTGGTTGCTTCTAGTACAAATGCAATACTTAGATACACTGATCGATATTTGGTTTTAGAAGACGGTGAGATGGCTAAACTTGATGCAGAAAACATGTCTCACAATATATTTAAATATAAACAGCCAGCAAGATCTAGATTGTATAAGGCTGAGCAAGTAATCGAAGGAATATTGCTAGAAGATTTATCAAAAGGGGATTTTGATACCTTTATGCAAAAAGAGATATTTGAGCAGCCTGCTACAACTCGTTCAACAATACTAGGTAGAACAAATACAGAAGAGGGATTGGCTGTATTGGGTGGGCTTATTGATTATAAAGAAAAACTAAGGAATATAGACAATCTATATATCGTGGGTTGTGGTACAGCTTACAATGCAGGAATGCTTGGAAAAGAATTGATTGAAAATCTGACTCCAATAAATGTTTCTGCACAAATTGCTTCTGAGTTTAGATATAGAAAACAAAATTTTAGTCCAGACAATTCAGTATTTTTGAGTATCAGTCAATCAGGTGAAACTGCTGATACATTAGAGTCTTTAAAAGAGATGAAGAGAAAAGGTTTTACTACACTAGGAATAGTAAACGTCGTAGGAAGTGCAATTGCGCATGAAAGTGATGCTGGTATATACACCCGAGCAGGAACAGAAATCGGTGTCGCTTCTACAAAAGCTTTTACAGCTCAAGCAATAACACTTTATTTGTTTAGTCTATCTCTAGCTAGGGTTCATGGTATGAGCGAAAGCTCAGGTATATCTTTTATAAAAGAGCTTGAATCTATACCTGACATAATGAAAAAAGTTTTAGAAAATCACCAAGAGATTGAAAGAATTGCAGAAGTTTTTAGAGATATAGAAAAAATCCAATTTCTAGGTAGGGGAATTCACATGCCGATTGCATATGAAGGTGCTTTAAAATTCAAAGAACTGACTTATATGGAAGCTGGTAGCTATCCTCTGGGAGAACTGAAGCATGGGCCTATGGCTGTGATAGATGATATGTCTCTTTCGGTTGTTATATTACCTAAAGACGATTTATTTTCTATCGGTTCAATTTCAATCGAACAAATAAAATCAAAAAGTGGAAGATTGCTTGTTATTACAGATGAAGAGGGTGCGAAGAGTCCTGTGATGAGACTTGCAGATGAAATTATTGTTATACCAAAACTAAACAACCCAGTGATGTATCCTCTTATAGAAGTTTTACCGTTGCAACTTTTTGCATATTATTTTGCAAAACAATTAGGTAACAATATAGATAAGCCTAGAAATCTAGCTAAGTCCGTAACTGTTCAATAA
- the rpmA gene encoding 50S ribosomal protein L27: MAHRKAGGSAKNLKDSNPKYLGTKKYDGQAVGAGNIIIRQRGSKILSGAGTKMGKDHTIFALVPGKVKFGSKRKVGYDGQKSIKKIVTVI; encoded by the coding sequence ATGGCACATCGAAAAGCGGGCGGATCAGCTAAAAACCTAAAAGACTCAAATCCTAAGTACCTTGGCACGAAGAAATACGACGGCCAGGCTGTTGGTGCTGGAAATATAATAATCAGACAGCGAGGATCTAAGATACTATCTGGAGCAGGAACAAAAATGGGTAAAGATCACACAATTTTTGCTCTAGTACCAGGAAAGGTTAAATTTGGCTCAAAAAGAAAAGTTGGTTACGATGGACAAAAATCTATAAAGAAAATCGTAACAGTAATCTAA
- the rplI gene encoding 50S ribosomal protein L9: MKVILLKDIPKIGRRNAVVDVNEGYARNFLIPKRFAEIATDKAIAHLNHIAELARVDRDIEDSLLKKVLSDLSSKDLVIEEKANEAGHLFKGINQILIAEALNKEFRVNIDPKYIKLDKPLKTVGDYVIQVDIEGKTGTFKLTIKNKTS, encoded by the coding sequence ATGAAAGTAATTTTATTGAAAGATATACCAAAAATAGGCAGAAGAAATGCTGTTGTTGATGTAAACGAAGGTTATGCTAGAAATTTCTTGATACCAAAAAGATTTGCTGAAATCGCTACAGACAAGGCAATAGCTCACCTAAACCATATAGCTGAACTAGCCAGAGTTGATAGGGATATCGAGGATAGTCTGCTGAAGAAAGTATTATCAGATCTAAGTTCAAAAGATTTAGTAATTGAAGAGAAGGCTAACGAAGCAGGGCATCTTTTTAAGGGTATAAACCAGATCCTAATAGCAGAAGCTCTAAACAAAGAATTTAGAGTAAATATAGACCCTAAATATATTAAGTTAGACAAGCCACTAAAGACAGTCGGGGATTATGTAATTCAGGTTGATATAGAAGGGAAGACTGGAACTTTTAAACTCACAATAAAAAATAAAACCTCTTAA
- a CDS encoding S41 family peptidase — protein MEKIKTNFKYVFASLVIIVVIFFAGVSFGYNNRPAVDKVIAVTNKEAEISTEEADFAPFWEVWNEIEEKYPDAKNISNQDKIWGATKGLVESLGDPHSNFFDPKETKSFEESINGEFSGIGIEIGQKDGVLVVIAPLENTPADKAGLRSGDLILKINSVSTADMTLDEAIELIRGDIGTEVKLTVLSLGSEESREVSVVGQIIEIPTLSYKMNDDGIFVISLYNFSSNATDLFDQAMYEFSKSNTNKLIVDVRGNPGGYLDGAVDISSWFIPKGQVVAIESYGGDVEDVVYRSHGYNIGKGALNMVILVDEGSASASEIFAGALQEYGKATLIGNKTYGKGSVQQLIPITDTTSLKLTIAKWLTPNGVSLTGNGLDPDISVPVTKEDLEAKKDTQMQKAIEFLK, from the coding sequence ATGGAAAAGATTAAAACAAATTTTAAATATGTATTTGCAAGTCTAGTAATAATAGTAGTTATATTTTTTGCTGGTGTATCTTTCGGCTATAACAATCGGCCTGCTGTAGATAAAGTTATTGCAGTAACAAATAAAGAAGCAGAAATATCTACTGAAGAGGCAGATTTCGCTCCGTTTTGGGAAGTGTGGAATGAGATTGAAGAAAAATATCCAGATGCAAAAAATATTAGCAATCAGGACAAGATTTGGGGAGCAACAAAGGGTCTAGTTGAGTCTTTGGGTGATCCACATTCAAATTTCTTTGATCCAAAGGAAACTAAGTCTTTTGAAGAAAGTATAAATGGTGAATTTAGTGGAATAGGAATTGAGATAGGTCAGAAAGACGGTGTTTTGGTTGTTATTGCACCACTAGAGAATACTCCGGCAGATAAAGCAGGTCTTAGATCAGGCGATCTTATATTGAAGATAAATTCAGTTTCAACTGCAGATATGACCCTTGATGAGGCGATTGAGCTTATTCGTGGAGATATAGGCACAGAAGTTAAATTGACAGTTTTGTCGCTCGGCTCTGAAGAGTCTAGAGAAGTTTCTGTGGTCGGTCAGATAATAGAGATACCCACACTTTCATATAAGATGAATGATGATGGAATATTTGTGATATCTTTGTACAATTTCTCTTCTAACGCAACAGATTTATTTGATCAGGCTATGTATGAATTTAGTAAATCAAATACAAATAAACTTATCGTCGACGTGCGCGGTAATCCAGGAGGATATTTAGATGGAGCTGTTGATATATCTAGTTGGTTTATACCAAAAGGTCAGGTTGTTGCCATAGAGTCATATGGTGGAGATGTAGAGGATGTAGTATATAGAAGTCACGGCTACAATATTGGCAAAGGTGCCTTAAATATGGTTATACTTGTAGATGAAGGATCTGCATCTGCATCAGAGATATTTGCTGGAGCTCTCCAAGAATATGGAAAAGCGACCCTCATAGGTAATAAAACTTATGGCAAAGGATCTGTTCAGCAGTTGATTCCTATAACTGATACTACATCTCTGAAGTTAACTATTGCCAAATGGTTGACTCCAAATGGAGTTTCTCTTACTGGTAACGGTCTTGATCCAGACATAAGCGTACCTGTGACCAAAGAAGATTTAGAAGCTAAGAAAGATACTCAGATGCAAAAAGCGATTGAGTTTCTGAAATAA
- a CDS encoding sugar fermentation stimulation protein produces the protein MRNLAHKAVTAIFFVSIAVGLYFAVPYVFANRYNSTNFAEEAAKQEVEDSIISELVETKKVSHIETPEVVKGLYMSSWVAGTTDFRDSMIEIIDTTEVNAVVIDVKDSTGRISFATNDPYLTEIGASENRIRDVDGLIELLHSKGIYVIARIAVFQDPYLVKEWPSEAVKKSSDKSIAWGDRKGMHWIDAGSTKVWDYNVAVGKEAYNRGFDELNFDYIRFPSDGNMKDIYYPVSEGLVKADVMRSFFEHLNSSFEEEGIPISADIFGMTTTNTDDLNIGQILEDAVRNFDYVSPMVYPSHYPATWNGFANPAANPYEVIKLSMQGAVDRTIAIGEDINKLRPWLQDFNMGATYTPSMVREQIDATEDLGIDSWLLWDPANTYTKAALNE, from the coding sequence ATGAGAAATTTGGCGCACAAGGCAGTTACAGCAATATTTTTTGTTTCTATAGCTGTAGGACTATACTTTGCTGTGCCATATGTTTTTGCAAATAGATATAACTCAACAAATTTTGCAGAAGAAGCTGCAAAACAAGAGGTAGAAGACAGTATAATAAGTGAACTTGTAGAGACAAAGAAAGTTTCTCATATAGAAACTCCAGAAGTAGTTAAGGGTTTGTATATGTCTAGTTGGGTAGCAGGGACTACTGATTTCAGAGACAGTATGATTGAGATTATAGATACTACAGAAGTAAATGCAGTAGTTATAGATGTTAAGGATTCTACAGGTAGAATATCTTTTGCGACCAACGATCCTTATTTAACAGAAATTGGTGCTTCAGAAAATAGAATCAGAGATGTAGATGGACTCATAGAACTACTACACTCAAAAGGTATATATGTAATAGCTCGAATTGCAGTTTTTCAAGACCCTTATTTGGTAAAAGAATGGCCATCTGAAGCAGTAAAAAAATCTAGTGATAAAAGTATCGCTTGGGGAGATAGAAAAGGAATGCACTGGATTGATGCAGGTTCTACCAAGGTATGGGACTACAATGTAGCCGTCGGGAAAGAGGCTTACAACAGAGGTTTTGATGAATTAAATTTTGATTACATTAGATTTCCGTCTGATGGAAACATGAAGGATATATATTATCCAGTAAGTGAAGGGTTGGTGAAAGCAGATGTAATGAGATCTTTTTTTGAACATTTAAACAGTTCTTTTGAAGAAGAGGGTATACCTATTTCAGCAGATATATTTGGTATGACGACAACCAATACAGATGATCTCAACATAGGTCAAATACTAGAAGATGCAGTAAGAAATTTTGATTATGTTTCTCCTATGGTATATCCCTCACATTATCCGGCAACATGGAATGGATTTGCAAACCCAGCAGCAAATCCATATGAAGTTATAAAACTTTCCATGCAAGGTGCGGTAGACAGAACTATTGCAATCGGAGAAGATATAAACAAGTTAAGACCTTGGCTACAAGATTTCAATATGGGGGCCACTTATACGCCAAGTATGGTTAGGGAGCAGATAGATGCTACAGAAGACTTGGGTATAGACTCATGGCTTCTATGGGACCCAGCAAACACTTACACTAAAGCAGCATTAAACGAATAA